One window from the genome of Dermacentor silvarum isolate Dsil-2018 chromosome 7, BIME_Dsil_1.4, whole genome shotgun sequence encodes:
- the LOC119459237 gene encoding uncharacterized protein LOC119459237, with product MGHYTDGSVLRDGAASAACFAPELSAQSQCRVLHAVSSTHAELAAIDLAAKLLYQRQVARAAILTDSRAALCLLAREDHGPTLIQRLHRKLHAVCELGCDLVFQWVPSHVGLPGNEEADRLAKEAHTLPVPRSLLVTPFDVARHTVAGYLRSRHPDPRVAAGSPPKLLPRRGLCRRDRALLLRLRIGCCRTAERVHRLSGLGSPYCDSCSGVESLDHVLLQCPAYAAERGPLLAAYRRLGIPSDSARGLLFPATHPSIARRAYAALLEYLEDTNLCQRL from the coding sequence atgggccattACACGGACGGCTCTGTGCTCCGGGATGGCGCGGCTTCGGCTGCCTGCTTCGCCCCTGAGCTCTCGGCGCAGAGCCAATGCCGTGTCCTGCACGCGGTGTCCTCCACGCATGCCGAGCTGGCGGCCATCGACCTGGCGGCCAAACTGCTATACCAGCGGCAGGTTGCACGCGCGGCCATCCTGACCGACTCACGGGCGGCGCTCTGCTTGCTGGCCAGGGAGGACCACGGCCCCACGCTGATCCAGCGGCTCCACCGTAAGCTGCACGCCGTCTGCGAGCTGGGATGCGACCTCGTCTTCCAATGGGTGCCCTCGCACGTTGGATTGCCCGGGAACGAGGAAGCGGACCGGCTCGCAAAGGAGGCCCACACCTTGCCAGTGCCCCGGTCTCTACTGGTGACGCCTTTCGACGTCGCCCGTCACACCGTTGCTGGCTACCTCCGGTCGCGACACCCTGACCCGCGCGTTGCCGCCGGCAGCCCCCCGAAGTTGCTGCCACGCAGGGGCTTGTGCCGCCGTGATCGCGCTCTGCTCCTGCGTCTCCGCATCGGGTGCTGTCGGACGGCTGAGCGCGTGCACCGGTTGTCGGGACTCGGCTCGCCCTACTGCGACAGCTGCTCCGGTGTCGAATCCTTGGACCATGTTCTCCTGCAGTGCCCCGCGTACGCAGCGGAGCGTGGCCCTCTTCTTGCCGCCTACCGTCGCCTCGGGATCCCGTCCGACAGCGCACGGGGGCTCCTGTTTCC